A genomic window from Pseudonocardia broussonetiae includes:
- a CDS encoding LacI family DNA-binding transcriptional regulator yields the protein MARPKQDREPSMFDVARVAGVSHQTVSRVLNEHPNVRAETRARVQAAIGELGYRRNDAARALATGRSRVLGVVAPRSTLFGPVSMLAAFDERAAAAGFSVNIGQVRALDRPAIDEAVQRHLDQRVAGLVVLAPVTALDGALDHLPTDVPHVLVNGDPARGGASVRIDQVAGARLATRHLLDAGHRTVWHVGGPADWFDAVGRLAGWEAELRAAGIAPPPPVAGDWTAASGYRAGELLGRMPEVSAVFAANDAMAMGVLRALSELGRDVPGDVSVVGFDDAPESGYLIPPLTTVRQDFDAVAHEALGLLLEQLEGRGAPRRVEVPPALVERASVAPPPS from the coding sequence ATGGCGAGGCCGAAGCAGGACCGAGAACCGTCGATGTTCGACGTCGCGCGGGTGGCGGGCGTCTCGCACCAGACCGTCTCGCGGGTGCTCAACGAGCACCCCAACGTGCGGGCGGAGACGCGCGCGCGGGTGCAGGCCGCGATCGGCGAGCTGGGCTACCGGCGCAACGACGCCGCCCGGGCGCTGGCGACCGGGCGGTCGCGGGTGCTGGGGGTGGTGGCGCCGCGGTCGACGCTGTTCGGGCCGGTGTCGATGCTGGCCGCGTTCGACGAGCGGGCGGCCGCGGCGGGGTTCAGCGTCAACATCGGGCAGGTCCGCGCGCTCGACCGGCCGGCGATCGACGAGGCCGTGCAGCGCCACCTCGACCAGCGCGTGGCCGGGCTCGTCGTGCTGGCCCCGGTGACGGCGCTCGACGGAGCACTGGACCACCTGCCCACCGACGTGCCGCACGTCCTCGTCAACGGCGACCCGGCCCGCGGCGGCGCGTCGGTGCGCATCGACCAGGTCGCCGGGGCCCGCCTGGCGACCCGGCACCTGCTCGACGCGGGCCACCGGACCGTGTGGCACGTGGGCGGGCCGGCCGACTGGTTCGACGCGGTGGGTCGCCTGGCGGGCTGGGAGGCCGAGCTGCGGGCGGCCGGGATCGCGCCGCCCCCGCCGGTCGCGGGCGACTGGACCGCGGCCTCGGGCTACCGGGCGGGCGAGCTGCTCGGGCGGATGCCGGAGGTCAGTGCGGTGTTCGCGGCGAACGACGCCATGGCGATGGGCGTGCTGCGCGCGCTGTCGGAGCTGGGTCGGGACGTGCCGGGCGACGTCAGCGTGGTCGGGTTCGACGACGCCCCGGAGTCGGGCTACCTGATCCCCCCGCTGACGACGGTCCGCCAGGACTTCGACGCCGTCGCGCACGAGGCGCTGGGCCTGCTGCTCGAGCAGCTCGAGGGCCGCGGCGCCCCGAGGCGCGTCGAGGTGCCGCCGGCGCTGGTGGAGCGCGCGAGCGTGGCTCCCCCGCCGAGCTGA
- a CDS encoding ABC transporter: MHADGGATTTLAAALRTLRDTAEGVGFSLDVPGVERARYERAELVHQLDDYVLPRLARLDAPLLTVVGGSTGAGKSTVVNSLVRAAVTPSGVLRPTTRSPVLVCHPDDLPWFSDTRVLPELTRTSGAGADHATLQLVPSNALAPGLAFLDAPDIDSVVAANRRLAGQLLAAADLWLFVTTAARYADAVPWDVLETAASRGTALAVLLDRVPPGAERDVAAHLHEMLVAHGLGAAPLFVVPETALEDGLLPDPVVTPLRRWFDDLARDAAGRAAVIRRTLDGALDSLRPRAAALALHARAQSDVASRLRTDVRTAYAAALDEVDDGMRDGALLRGEVLARWQEFVGTGELLRALQDRVGRWRDQLTAAFTGRPQPGGDLTVALESGVALLVHSAAERAAERAAVSWRSGAAGTGLLRASDQRLDRVSPGFRDDAERTVRDWQGAVLDLVRREGGDRRTTARAAAYGVNATGLLVMIAVFATTSVLAPPIEVAVAGGTTVLSQKVLEAVFGDQAVRALADRARADLLDRVAALLGREEDRFAALLHRHATHPDDAAALERAASAVERAR, encoded by the coding sequence ATGCACGCCGATGGAGGCGCCACGACGACCCTCGCCGCCGCCCTCCGCACCCTCCGCGACACCGCCGAGGGGGTCGGTTTCTCCCTCGACGTCCCCGGTGTCGAGCGGGCCAGGTACGAGCGGGCCGAGCTCGTCCACCAGCTCGACGACTACGTCCTCCCGCGCCTCGCCCGACTCGACGCCCCGCTGCTCACGGTGGTGGGCGGGTCGACCGGCGCCGGCAAGTCGACGGTCGTCAACAGCCTCGTCCGCGCCGCCGTGACGCCGTCGGGCGTGCTCCGTCCGACCACCCGCTCCCCGGTGCTCGTCTGCCACCCCGACGACCTGCCGTGGTTCTCCGACACCCGCGTCCTGCCCGAGCTCACCCGCACCAGCGGCGCCGGCGCCGACCACGCGACGCTGCAGCTCGTGCCCTCGAACGCGCTCGCGCCGGGGCTGGCGTTCCTCGACGCCCCCGACATCGACTCCGTCGTCGCCGCCAACCGCCGCCTCGCCGGCCAGCTCCTCGCGGCGGCCGACCTCTGGCTGTTCGTCACGACCGCCGCCCGCTACGCCGACGCCGTGCCGTGGGACGTGCTGGAGACCGCCGCCTCGCGCGGCACCGCACTGGCCGTCCTGCTCGACCGCGTGCCGCCCGGCGCCGAGCGCGACGTCGCCGCTCACCTGCACGAGATGCTCGTCGCGCACGGGCTCGGGGCGGCGCCGCTGTTCGTCGTGCCCGAGACGGCGCTGGAGGACGGGCTGCTGCCGGATCCGGTGGTCACGCCCCTGCGCCGCTGGTTCGACGACCTCGCCCGCGACGCCGCCGGCCGCGCCGCGGTCATCCGCCGCACGCTCGACGGCGCGCTCGACAGCCTCCGCCCGCGCGCCGCCGCGCTCGCCCTGCACGCCCGCGCGCAGTCCGATGTGGCCTCGCGGCTGCGCACCGACGTCCGCACCGCCTACGCCGCGGCCCTGGACGAGGTCGACGACGGCATGCGCGACGGGGCCCTGCTGCGCGGCGAGGTGCTCGCGCGCTGGCAGGAGTTCGTCGGCACCGGCGAGCTGCTGCGCGCGCTGCAGGACCGGGTCGGGCGCTGGCGCGACCAGCTGACCGCCGCGTTCACCGGCCGCCCGCAGCCCGGGGGCGACCTCACCGTGGCGCTGGAGTCGGGCGTCGCGCTGCTCGTGCACAGCGCCGCGGAGCGGGCGGCCGAGCGCGCCGCCGTGTCGTGGCGCTCGGGCGCCGCGGGCACCGGGCTGCTGCGGGCGTCGGACCAGCGGCTCGACCGCGTCTCCCCGGGCTTCCGCGACGACGCCGAGCGCACCGTCCGCGACTGGCAGGGCGCCGTGCTCGACCTCGTCCGCCGCGAGGGCGGCGACCGCCGGACCACCGCGCGCGCCGCCGCGTACGGCGTCAACGCGACGGGGCTGCTGGTCATGATCGCCGTCTTCGCGACGACGTCGGTGCTCGCGCCGCCGATCGAGGTGGCCGTGGCCGGCGGCACGACCGTCCTCTCGCAGAAGGTGCTGGAGGCGGTGTTCGGCGACCAGGCGGTGCGCGCGCTGGCCGACCGCGCCCGCGCCGACCTGCTCGACCGCGTCGCCGCCCTCCTCGGGCGCGAGGAGGACCGCTTCGCCGCACTGCTGCACCGTCACGCCACCCACCCCGACGACGCCGCCGCGCTGGAGCGGGCGGCCTCGGCCGTGGAGCGGGCGCGATGA
- a CDS encoding GTPase codes for MSSTRAVEKERSAAEAGIAARLRALDDLLVAGAGRLDEERLEPARRLAQRSGERLRLSGAHTVVALAGATGSGKSSLFNALTGADVSTVGVRRPTTGVAHAAVWGADGAGPLLDWLEIPRRHLVEAPDGELPGLVLLDLPDHDSTEMAHRLEVDRLVALVDVLVWVLDPQKYADAAIHDRYLTPLARHGEVMVVVLNQVDRLPPAQVADALGDVRRLLADDGLDGVPVLGVSAVAPGGRDELRAVLTGAVAAHRAALRRVSADLDAVAAGLSDVVAGPPRRELDAAAVEALDSALSAAAGVPAVGAAVERASVHRAAAATGWPWTRWVRRLRPDPLRRLHLDRGTAAPEEESAVARTSLPEASAVERSRVDIALRALAATAADDLPEPWPHAVRAAARSREDDLPDALDRAVAGTDLGLAHPPRWWRAAGFLQTLLAVLALAGGVWLAGLYLLTLLRLPEPPTPTVEPWPGFAVPLPTALLLGGLLVGLLLALLARLVAGIGARRRRARVQERLDAAVAEVADDLVLVPVTAELRAYGALRDAVAGLAPAPRGRRRG; via the coding sequence ATGAGCTCCACGCGAGCGGTGGAGAAGGAGCGCAGCGCGGCCGAGGCGGGGATCGCGGCACGGCTGCGGGCCCTGGACGACCTCCTCGTGGCCGGCGCCGGCCGCCTCGACGAGGAGCGCCTCGAACCGGCGCGGCGGCTGGCGCAGCGCTCGGGGGAACGGCTGCGGCTGTCCGGGGCGCACACCGTCGTCGCGCTGGCGGGGGCGACCGGCAGCGGCAAGTCGTCGCTGTTCAACGCCCTGACCGGCGCCGACGTGTCGACGGTCGGGGTGCGCCGCCCGACCACCGGCGTCGCGCACGCCGCGGTCTGGGGCGCCGACGGGGCCGGGCCGCTGCTCGACTGGCTGGAGATCCCGCGCCGCCACCTGGTCGAGGCTCCCGACGGTGAGCTGCCCGGGCTCGTGCTGCTCGACCTGCCCGACCACGACTCCACCGAGATGGCCCACCGCCTGGAGGTCGACCGGCTCGTCGCGCTCGTCGACGTGCTGGTCTGGGTCCTCGACCCCCAGAAGTACGCCGACGCCGCGATCCACGACCGCTACCTCACGCCGCTGGCCCGCCACGGCGAGGTGATGGTGGTCGTCCTCAACCAGGTCGACCGCCTCCCGCCGGCGCAGGTCGCCGACGCGCTGGGCGACGTCCGCAGGCTGCTCGCCGACGACGGGCTCGACGGCGTCCCGGTTCTCGGGGTGTCGGCCGTGGCCCCCGGTGGCCGCGACGAGCTCCGCGCCGTCCTGACCGGCGCCGTCGCCGCGCACCGGGCCGCGCTGCGGCGGGTCTCGGCCGACCTCGACGCCGTGGCCGCCGGGCTCTCCGACGTCGTCGCGGGGCCGCCGCGCCGCGAGCTCGACGCCGCCGCCGTGGAGGCGCTGGACTCCGCGCTGAGCGCCGCGGCGGGCGTGCCCGCCGTGGGTGCGGCCGTCGAGCGGGCGTCGGTGCACCGGGCCGCGGCCGCCACCGGCTGGCCCTGGACGCGCTGGGTGCGCCGCCTGCGCCCCGACCCGCTGCGCCGCCTGCACCTCGACCGCGGGACGGCCGCCCCCGAGGAGGAGAGCGCCGTCGCCCGCACCTCGCTGCCCGAGGCCTCGGCCGTCGAGCGCTCCCGCGTCGACATCGCCCTGCGCGCCCTGGCCGCCACCGCCGCCGACGACCTGCCCGAGCCGTGGCCGCACGCCGTCCGCGCCGCCGCCCGCTCCCGCGAGGACGACCTGCCCGACGCGCTCGACCGCGCCGTCGCGGGCACCGACCTGGGCCTGGCGCACCCGCCGCGCTGGTGGCGGGCCGCCGGGTTCCTGCAGACGCTGCTCGCCGTGCTCGCGCTGGCCGGCGGCGTGTGGCTCGCGGGCCTGTACCTGCTCACGCTGCTGCGCCTGCCCGAGCCGCCGACGCCGACGGTCGAGCCGTGGCCGGGGTTCGCCGTCCCGCTGCCCACGGCCCTGCTGCTCGGCGGTCTGCTGGTCGGGCTGCTGCTCGCGCTGCTCGCGCGGCTGGTCGCCGGGATCGGCGCCCGCCGCCGCCGGGCGCGCGTGCAGGAGCGGCTCGACGCCGCCGTCGCCGAGGTGGCCGACGACCTCGTGCTCGTGCCCGTCACCGCCGAGCTGCGCGCCTACGGGGCGCTGCGCGATGCCGTCGCCGGGCTCGCGCCGGCCCCGCGGGGTCGTCGACGCGGGTAG
- a CDS encoding NADPH:quinone oxidoreductase family protein, whose product MRRVVCTEFGGPERLTTQEGPDPDPGPGEVLVAVEAAGVSFVDGLIVAGRYQIRPPLPFVPGSAVAGRVAALGPGVEGPAVGTPVAAAVMGFGGFASHVLVPAAEVVAVPDGVEAAVAASTMESYCTMVYAVTHRVAIAAGERVVVLGAGGGIGLAAVDVAHSLGARVVGVASSQEKRAAATAAGAEAVIGYDDLKDGIRTATEGGADVVIDPVGGAAAESALRALRAGGRFCVVGFASGEIPRLPANVVLLRNRTVIGVDWGDWSRETAGPAANAALLGDVLGRVGRGELHPPAPATAPLDEAGAVLTAYAERRVTGKYVLVP is encoded by the coding sequence ATGCGACGCGTGGTGTGCACCGAGTTCGGCGGTCCGGAGCGGTTGACGACGCAGGAGGGGCCCGACCCGGATCCCGGTCCCGGCGAGGTGCTCGTCGCGGTGGAGGCGGCGGGCGTCAGCTTCGTCGACGGGCTGATCGTCGCGGGCCGCTACCAGATCCGGCCGCCGCTGCCGTTCGTCCCGGGTTCGGCGGTGGCGGGCCGGGTCGCCGCGCTCGGGCCCGGTGTCGAGGGTCCGGCGGTCGGCACGCCGGTCGCGGCCGCCGTGATGGGCTTCGGCGGGTTCGCCTCGCACGTGCTCGTGCCGGCCGCCGAGGTGGTCGCGGTGCCCGACGGCGTCGAGGCGGCCGTCGCGGCGTCGACGATGGAGAGCTACTGCACGATGGTCTACGCGGTGACGCACCGCGTGGCGATCGCCGCGGGGGAGCGGGTCGTCGTGCTCGGGGCGGGCGGCGGGATCGGGCTCGCGGCCGTCGACGTGGCCCACAGCCTGGGCGCGCGGGTCGTCGGCGTGGCGTCGTCGCAGGAGAAGCGGGCGGCGGCCACCGCGGCCGGCGCCGAGGCCGTGATCGGCTACGACGACCTCAAGGACGGCATCCGCACGGCCACCGAGGGCGGTGCCGACGTCGTGATCGACCCGGTGGGCGGCGCGGCGGCCGAGTCGGCGCTGCGCGCGCTGCGGGCCGGCGGCCGGTTCTGCGTCGTCGGGTTCGCCTCGGGGGAGATCCCGCGCCTGCCCGCGAACGTCGTCCTGCTGCGCAACCGCACGGTGATCGGAGTCGACTGGGGCGACTGGTCGCGGGAGACCGCCGGCCCGGCCGCCAACGCCGCGCTGCTCGGCGACGTGCTGGGCCGGGTCGGGCGGGGCGAGCTGCACCCGCCGGCGCCCGCCACCGCCCCGCTCGACGAGGCGGGCGCCGTGCTGACCGCCTACGCCGAGCGCCGCGTCACCGGAAAGTACGTGCTCGTGCCCTAG
- a CDS encoding enoyl-CoA hydratase-related protein yields MSSTTDAADGPVRTEVRGRVLVVTIDRPARRNAIDRATADGLSAALDRLDDDPDLWCGVLTGAGGYFCAGSDLTAGYDYVTPRGGEYGVVRRERRTPLVAAVEGFALGGGMEIALACDLVVAASDARFGLPEVRIGLLPTCGALFRGPRALPVNVARELVLTGEPMAATRAHDLGFVNVVTDPGGALDGALALAERICANAPLAVQACVAAIDDALGGDTLGWAATEAAKGAVLRTADAQEGVAAFLGKRPPTWTGR; encoded by the coding sequence ATGTCCAGCACCACCGACGCCGCCGACGGGCCGGTCCGCACCGAGGTGCGCGGCCGCGTCCTGGTCGTCACGATCGACCGCCCCGCGCGCCGCAACGCGATCGACCGCGCCACCGCCGACGGGCTCAGCGCCGCGCTCGACCGCCTCGACGACGACCCCGACCTGTGGTGCGGCGTCCTCACCGGAGCGGGCGGGTACTTCTGCGCGGGCAGCGACCTGACCGCCGGCTACGACTACGTGACGCCCCGCGGCGGCGAGTACGGCGTGGTGCGCCGGGAGCGCCGCACGCCGCTGGTGGCCGCGGTGGAGGGCTTCGCGCTGGGCGGCGGGATGGAGATCGCGCTGGCCTGCGACCTCGTCGTCGCGGCGTCCGACGCCCGGTTCGGGCTGCCCGAGGTGCGGATCGGCCTGCTGCCGACGTGCGGGGCGCTGTTCCGCGGGCCGCGGGCGCTGCCGGTCAACGTCGCCCGCGAGCTCGTCCTCACCGGCGAGCCGATGGCGGCGACCCGCGCCCACGACCTGGGCTTCGTCAACGTCGTGACCGACCCGGGCGGCGCGCTCGACGGCGCACTGGCCCTCGCCGAGCGGATCTGCGCCAACGCCCCGCTCGCCGTGCAGGCCTGCGTCGCCGCGATCGACGACGCGCTGGGCGGCGACACCCTCGGCTGGGCCGCCACCGAGGCCGCGAAGGGCGCCGTCCTGCGCACCGCCGACGCGCAGGAGGGCGTCGCGGCGTTCCTGGGCAAGCGCCCGCCGACCTGGACGGGCCGCTAG
- a CDS encoding helix-turn-helix domain-containing protein translates to MPLTTIDTSSVAERDRLDFWRSTVCDQFVTLDVRPGAGPAVRGSVTAAAVGDIQLRTIQAGPHRFDRTPGQVRGADEDYYQIALARHGSTLVAQDGREAVIEPGDFVLYDSSRPFTFVTAGDFAYSVCLFPKRLIPLSEVELREATAVRIDGRRGVGAMIPPFLAALQRLDDDDLVPAAREAMHRTIGDLYTTVIRSEIDSAAPDGVHLSRARAHIREHLADRDLDPASVAAACAISVSYLHKLFSATGTTVTAHIREERLQGCWRDLARPELAGLTVAAIGARWGLPDPAHLSRAFRARFGVSPSTHRSGAH, encoded by the coding sequence ATGCCCCTCACCACCATCGACACGTCGTCGGTGGCCGAGCGCGACCGCCTGGACTTCTGGCGGTCCACCGTGTGCGACCAGTTCGTCACGCTCGACGTGCGCCCCGGCGCCGGTCCCGCCGTGCGCGGGAGCGTCACCGCGGCGGCGGTGGGCGACATCCAGCTGCGCACGATCCAGGCCGGGCCGCACCGCTTCGACCGCACTCCCGGGCAGGTCCGCGGCGCCGACGAGGACTACTACCAGATCGCGCTGGCCCGCCACGGCAGCACGCTCGTGGCGCAGGACGGGCGTGAGGCCGTCATCGAGCCCGGCGACTTCGTCCTCTACGACAGCAGCCGGCCCTTCACCTTCGTCACGGCCGGCGACTTCGCCTACTCGGTCTGCCTGTTCCCGAAGCGGCTGATCCCGCTGTCGGAGGTGGAGCTGCGCGAGGCCACAGCCGTCCGGATCGACGGGCGCCGGGGCGTCGGGGCGATGATCCCGCCGTTCCTCGCCGCCCTGCAGCGCCTCGACGACGACGACCTCGTGCCCGCCGCCCGCGAGGCGATGCACCGCACCATCGGCGACCTCTACACGACCGTGATCCGCAGCGAGATCGACTCGGCCGCGCCCGACGGCGTGCACCTGTCCCGGGCCCGCGCGCACATCCGGGAGCACCTCGCCGACCGCGACCTCGACCCCGCCTCGGTGGCCGCGGCCTGCGCGATCTCGGTGAGCTACCTGCACAAGCTGTTCAGCGCCACGGGCACCACCGTCACCGCCCACATCCGCGAGGAGCGGCTGCAGGGCTGCTGGCGCGACCTGGCCCGCCCGGAGCTCGCCGGACTGACGGTCGCGGCGATCGGCGCGCGCTGGGGCCTCCCCGACCCGGCGCACCTGAGCAGAGCCTTCCGGGCAAGGTTCGGAGTCAGCCCGAGCACCCACAGGTCCGGGGCCCACTAG
- the glp gene encoding gephyrin-like molybdotransferase Glp, whose translation MSVDVHAHLAAPPPHRCGGGAGPLRDVAGHAARAAALLAPVGTETLPLARCAGRRLADDVHAVDDLPAFDNSAMDGYALRIGDLGPDGLPVTAHVPAGSVPAALTPGTAQRVMTGAPLPEGADTIVPVELTDDGREHVRVLAPVTAGRHIRRRGDDIRTGDVVLRAGTALGPAQLAAAAGCGLAALPVHRRLRVAVLSAGSELVGAGGRRGAGQTHDSNGVLLVAALHAAGADAEQLPIVPDSPAELAALLERHLDGIDLLVTSGGISAGDHEVVRDTLGPAGVEFGPVALRPGGAQGLGTYRGVPVITLPGNPVACWVGFELFVRPAVRAASRLPQDRVRRSARAAVAFRASPGRHTVVPAVLDELTGEVAPVPSAGSHSLRALAGANCLVELDGTGAGAGEQVRVLPTS comes from the coding sequence GTGTCCGTCGACGTCCACGCCCACCTCGCCGCCCCGCCGCCGCACCGGTGCGGCGGCGGGGCGGGGCCCCTGCGCGACGTCGCCGGGCACGCCGCCCGCGCCGCCGCTCTCCTCGCGCCGGTCGGGACCGAGACGCTGCCCCTCGCCCGGTGCGCGGGGCGGCGGCTCGCCGACGACGTGCACGCCGTCGACGACCTGCCGGCCTTCGACAACTCCGCGATGGACGGCTACGCCCTGCGCATCGGCGACCTCGGTCCCGACGGGCTGCCGGTCACCGCGCACGTCCCCGCGGGCTCGGTCCCCGCAGCGCTGACGCCCGGCACGGCGCAGCGCGTGATGACCGGGGCGCCGCTGCCGGAGGGGGCCGACACGATCGTCCCGGTCGAGCTCACCGACGACGGACGCGAGCACGTGCGCGTGCTCGCCCCCGTCACGGCGGGTCGCCACATCCGCCGCCGGGGCGACGACATCCGCACCGGTGACGTCGTGCTGCGCGCGGGCACCGCGCTCGGGCCGGCACAGCTCGCGGCCGCGGCCGGGTGCGGGCTGGCGGCGCTGCCGGTGCACCGGCGGCTGCGGGTGGCCGTGCTGTCGGCGGGCTCGGAACTCGTCGGCGCGGGCGGGCGGCGCGGCGCGGGGCAGACCCACGACAGCAACGGGGTGCTGCTCGTCGCCGCGCTGCATGCCGCCGGGGCCGACGCGGAGCAGCTCCCGATCGTGCCCGACTCCCCCGCCGAGCTCGCCGCGCTGCTGGAGCGGCACCTCGACGGGATCGACCTGCTCGTCACCTCCGGCGGGATCAGCGCGGGCGACCACGAGGTCGTCCGCGACACCCTGGGCCCGGCGGGCGTCGAGTTCGGGCCGGTCGCGCTGCGGCCCGGCGGGGCGCAGGGCCTGGGCACCTACCGCGGCGTCCCGGTGATCACGCTGCCCGGCAACCCCGTGGCCTGCTGGGTCGGCTTCGAGCTGTTCGTGCGGCCCGCGGTGCGGGCGGCGTCGCGGCTGCCGCAGGACCGGGTGCGCCGCTCCGCCCGCGCGGCCGTCGCGTTCCGGGCGTCCCCGGGCCGGCACACCGTGGTGCCGGCGGTGCTCGACGAGCTGACCGGCGAGGTCGCGCCGGTGCCGTCGGCGGGCTCCCACTCGCTCCGCGCCCTGGCCGGGGCGAACTGCCTGGTGGAGCTGGACGGAACAGGAGCAGGAGCAGGAGAACAGGTGAGGGTCCTCCCGACGTCGTGA
- a CDS encoding molybdopterin-containing oxidoreductase family protein, whose product MTAVIEPTTTTVRAACPHDCPDTCAMLVTVEDGKAVRVQGDPEHPYTRGGLCVKVNNYLDRVYDPGRVLFPLRRTGPKGSGKFERITWEAAIQEIVTKFRAAADEFGPESIMPVSYLGTQGILNGLNVGDPFFAKLGATVSERTYCDAGSCTAYAMTIGDTAGVDPESLVHSKFILVWACNIMSTNLHLWPYIAEARKRGAKVVVVDPVRTRTAAAADQHIALRPGTDGALALAMANVIISEGLTDADYVENFTVGYPEFADRVEQYTPEWAETETGVPAETIRTLAREYAGAQPSVIRIGVAVERHAGGGQAVRALSCLPGLVGAWRKPGGGILQLPLWAFPVNWGAFMHPEMLTPGTRVVNQYRLGAALAGDLPDGPPIKAIMVYNSNPVVVCPDQDRLIAGLQREDLFTVVSEQFMTDTADYADIVLPATTQLEQDDIMFSWGHLFVTYNHQSIAPIGEAVPNTEMFRRLAAAMGFDDPVFRRTDQEMIAEAFDWSHPHMEGITVESLKEKGWQRLNVASPDEYSPHAEGNFPTASGKVEFVASAAAGGNFVVPLFRQGSNDHQPGQPVDALPHYIPPREAAHTNPELAARFPLNLLTPKSHAYINSSFGSQAFHRQAQKEPNVIIHPDDAAARGIADGAPVRIFNERGEFVVLAKIDDSVLPGVVVSSMGGWRKHSKAGQTLASVNPTEFADLGNAPTFSDTLVEVESA is encoded by the coding sequence ATGACCGCGGTGATCGAGCCGACCACCACGACCGTCCGCGCCGCCTGTCCGCACGACTGCCCGGACACCTGCGCGATGCTCGTGACCGTCGAGGACGGGAAGGCGGTGCGCGTCCAGGGCGACCCCGAGCACCCGTACACGCGCGGCGGACTGTGCGTGAAGGTCAACAACTACCTCGACCGCGTGTACGACCCGGGCCGCGTCCTGTTCCCGCTGCGCCGCACCGGCCCGAAGGGCAGCGGCAAGTTCGAGCGGATCACCTGGGAGGCGGCGATCCAGGAGATCGTCACGAAGTTCCGGGCCGCGGCCGACGAGTTCGGCCCCGAGTCGATCATGCCGGTGAGCTACCTCGGCACCCAGGGCATCCTCAACGGCCTCAACGTCGGCGACCCGTTCTTCGCGAAGCTCGGGGCGACGGTCTCCGAGCGCACCTACTGCGACGCCGGCTCCTGCACCGCCTACGCCATGACGATCGGCGACACCGCGGGCGTGGACCCCGAGAGCCTCGTGCACTCGAAGTTCATCCTCGTCTGGGCCTGCAACATCATGAGCACCAACCTGCACCTGTGGCCCTACATCGCCGAGGCCCGCAAGCGCGGCGCCAAGGTCGTCGTCGTGGACCCGGTCCGCACCCGCACCGCGGCCGCCGCCGACCAGCACATCGCGCTGCGCCCCGGCACCGACGGCGCCCTCGCGCTCGCGATGGCCAACGTCATCATCTCCGAGGGCCTCACCGACGCCGACTACGTCGAGAACTTCACCGTCGGCTACCCGGAGTTCGCCGACCGCGTCGAGCAGTACACCCCCGAGTGGGCCGAGACCGAGACCGGCGTGCCCGCGGAGACGATCCGCACGCTGGCCCGCGAGTACGCCGGCGCGCAGCCGTCGGTCATCCGGATCGGCGTCGCCGTCGAGCGGCACGCGGGCGGCGGCCAGGCCGTGCGCGCGCTGTCGTGCCTGCCCGGCCTGGTCGGCGCGTGGCGCAAGCCCGGCGGCGGCATCCTGCAGCTGCCGCTGTGGGCGTTCCCCGTCAACTGGGGCGCGTTCATGCACCCCGAGATGCTGACGCCCGGCACGCGCGTCGTGAACCAGTACCGCCTCGGTGCCGCGCTGGCCGGCGACCTGCCCGACGGCCCGCCGATCAAGGCGATCATGGTCTACAACTCCAACCCCGTCGTCGTCTGCCCCGACCAGGACCGGCTCATCGCGGGGCTGCAGCGCGAGGACCTGTTCACGGTCGTCTCTGAGCAATTCATGACCGACACCGCCGACTACGCCGACATCGTGCTGCCCGCGACGACGCAGCTCGAGCAGGACGACATCATGTTCTCCTGGGGCCACCTGTTCGTGACCTACAACCACCAGTCGATCGCGCCGATCGGCGAGGCGGTGCCCAACACCGAGATGTTCCGGCGCCTGGCCGCGGCCATGGGCTTCGACGACCCGGTGTTCCGGCGGACCGACCAGGAGATGATCGCCGAGGCGTTCGACTGGTCGCACCCGCACATGGAGGGCATCACCGTCGAGTCGCTCAAGGAGAAGGGCTGGCAGCGGCTCAACGTCGCCTCGCCCGACGAGTACAGCCCGCACGCCGAGGGCAACTTCCCGACCGCGTCGGGCAAGGTGGAGTTCGTCGCCTCCGCGGCGGCGGGCGGGAACTTCGTCGTCCCGCTGTTCCGGCAGGGCTCCAACGACCACCAGCCCGGCCAGCCCGTCGACGCCCTGCCGCACTACATCCCGCCGCGCGAGGCCGCGCACACCAACCCGGAGCTCGCGGCCCGGTTCCCGCTGAACCTGCTGACGCCGAAGTCGCACGCCTACATCAACTCCAGCTTCGGCAGCCAGGCGTTCCACCGGCAGGCGCAGAAGGAGCCGAACGTGATCATCCACCCGGACGACGCCGCGGCCCGCGGCATCGCCGACGGCGCCCCGGTGCGGATCTTCAACGAGCGCGGTGAGTTCGTCGTCCTCGCGAAGATCGACGACAGCGTGCTGCCGGGCGTGGTCGTGTCGAGCATGGGCGGCTGGCGCAAGCACTCGAAGGCCGGGCAGACGCTGGCGTCGGTCAACCCCACCGAGTTCGCCGACCTCGGCAACGCGCCGACGTTCTCGGACACGCTCGTCGAGGTCGAGAGCGCCTGA